The Coprothermobacter sp. genome has a segment encoding these proteins:
- a CDS encoding phosphatase, giving the protein MSPQMLGDFHVHTVFSGHAFSTLQEVVVAAQGRGLKYLAITDHGPARPDGPKLDYFKNLNRQDTLRQLPGIRVLIGVEANIINPWGELDMPEKLLQELDIVIAGFHNSTGYGGSSVSENTGALVKAIEKNRITVMAHIGDPRFPYPVDLEESIAAAAARGVLVELNQSALHTWKDVNVAHYERILELLEKYHAPILMSSDSHISYSVGIVSECERLLVAHDIDPASTVNYSEELIQQYLVPQS; this is encoded by the coding sequence ATGAGTCCACAGATGCTTGGGGACTTTCACGTCCATACCGTCTTCTCTGGACATGCGTTCTCCACGCTTCAGGAAGTCGTTGTTGCAGCACAGGGGCGTGGCCTGAAGTATCTTGCCATTACGGACCACGGTCCTGCACGTCCGGATGGACCCAAGTTGGACTACTTCAAGAATCTCAACAGACAGGACACCCTGCGTCAGTTGCCCGGGATCCGCGTGCTCATTGGGGTCGAGGCGAACATCATTAACCCCTGGGGCGAGCTGGACATGCCTGAGAAGTTGTTGCAGGAGCTCGACATCGTCATCGCCGGATTCCACAACTCGACAGGGTACGGCGGCTCGTCGGTTTCCGAGAACACGGGGGCGCTCGTCAAGGCTATCGAGAAAAACCGGATAACGGTCATGGCCCATATTGGTGACCCCCGTTTTCCATATCCGGTAGATCTCGAAGAGTCGATTGCTGCCGCCGCAGCAAGGGGAGTGCTTGTCGAGCTGAACCAGTCGGCGCTTCATACCTGGAAGGACGTCAACGTTGCTCACTACGAGCGCATCCTGGAGCTCCTCGAAAAGTACCATGCGCCGATCCTGATGAGTTCGGATTCACACATCTCCTACAGCGTAGGCATTGTGTCGGAGTGCGAGCGACTTCTGGTTGCACACGACATCGATCCAGCTTCTACGGTGAACTACTCGGAAGAGCTCATCCAGCAGTACCTGGTCCCGCAGTCATGA
- a CDS encoding tRNA guanosine(34) transglycosylase Tgt: protein MAIFEVTHQSTTGHERTGILTTAHGTVRTPVFMPVGTQATVKGLTPEQVTEIGFEIILSNTYHLYLQPGDDVVREAGGLHRFMHWDRSILTDSGGFQVMSLSRISKRSDDGIEFQSFIDGSRHMFTPERVIAIQKNLDSDVVMPLDICTQYPSERVAAEKDLARTVSWFGRAKKAMGESHQLLFGITQGGFYGDLREESTERIMELEPQGFAIGGLSVGEERQVTMDMLDHSLLHAPDDRPRYFMGLGDPIGILEIISRGVDMFDCVLPTRVARNQMVFTRDGVVKISKKLYERDFRPIDEGCSCYMCRNYTRAYLRHLFKANEMLAGTLATIHNLQFLQTMIGEIRTAIAAGTFAEYKRAFIERYTASSDRAW from the coding sequence ATGGCCATATTTGAAGTCACGCACCAGAGCACGACGGGACACGAACGCACGGGGATCCTGACGACCGCGCATGGCACGGTGAGAACGCCTGTCTTCATGCCTGTCGGCACACAAGCGACCGTCAAGGGGCTCACTCCAGAACAAGTGACGGAGATCGGGTTCGAGATCATCCTGTCGAACACGTACCACCTGTATCTTCAGCCAGGAGATGACGTGGTGCGCGAAGCGGGCGGCCTCCACAGGTTCATGCACTGGGACCGGAGCATCCTCACGGACAGCGGCGGCTTCCAGGTAATGAGTCTGTCCCGGATCAGCAAACGCAGTGACGACGGCATCGAGTTTCAATCCTTCATTGATGGCTCGAGGCACATGTTCACGCCTGAACGCGTGATCGCCATCCAGAAGAACCTGGACTCCGACGTGGTCATGCCTCTGGACATCTGTACACAGTATCCCTCAGAGCGCGTTGCGGCGGAAAAGGACCTTGCGCGGACTGTCTCCTGGTTCGGGCGGGCGAAGAAGGCGATGGGCGAGTCACATCAACTGCTCTTCGGGATCACGCAGGGTGGTTTCTATGGTGACCTGAGAGAGGAGTCGACCGAACGCATCATGGAGCTGGAGCCACAGGGGTTTGCGATAGGAGGTCTCAGCGTAGGCGAAGAGCGTCAGGTGACAATGGACATGCTGGATCACAGCTTGCTACATGCTCCCGACGACCGTCCAAGGTACTTCATGGGACTGGGCGATCCGATCGGGATTCTGGAGATCATCAGCCGAGGTGTCGACATGTTCGACTGTGTTCTGCCCACGAGGGTAGCTCGGAATCAGATGGTCTTCACCCGGGATGGCGTCGTCAAGATCTCCAAGAAGCTGTATGAACGTGACTTCCGTCCTATCGATGAAGGCTGTTCCTGCTACATGTGCCGCAACTACACCCGGGCATATCTGCGGCACCTGTTCAAGGCGAACGAGATGCTCGCGGGGACGCTTGCGACCATTCACAACCTCCAGTTCCTTCAGACGATGATCGGCGAGATCCGAACTGCGATTGCTGCCGGCACGTTCGCCGAGTACAAACGCGCGTTCATCGAGCGGTACACTGCATCGTCCGACAGGGCATGGTGA
- the hflX gene encoding GTPase HflX gives MSGEGIARTAVIVSIRRIGEIVDPDRPEETRQLAEGLGVEVLESKTYVQRTPQRFLLGKGQVEELHELLQALRADLVIFDSELTPPQYRHMIDHLESSVMDRARLILETFASQAHTADAKKRVQIAERLFELTQLRAMNAGYDQQAGYIGMRGPGETLFQKRRRQKRSEIHDLREEVKEVDTRYAIKTHTRQESAIAKIAVVGYTNAGKTTLINLLAGSELLVEDKLFATLDTAARPAHFGRQSTVLIDTVGFIRDLPESLMDSFRSTLEEARDADLLLHMVDAGVRDLHERIHIVDTVLERIGCADIPRVLLFNKIDTVEQARREEILLIGTGFMVSATTLEGIDRLKDHIAGVLLRRVVHGRYVIPFTEPGARAEVYAGAVVLNERLSARTWIIEAAGAAPGARLPRRFLRKD, from the coding sequence ATGAGCGGCGAAGGCATCGCACGAACGGCCGTCATTGTAAGCATTCGCAGGATCGGTGAGATCGTCGATCCTGACCGCCCGGAAGAGACACGACAGCTGGCCGAAGGCCTCGGAGTAGAAGTACTCGAGTCCAAAACCTATGTGCAGCGGACCCCTCAGCGTTTCCTACTTGGCAAGGGGCAGGTTGAAGAGCTGCATGAGCTGCTGCAGGCCCTGCGGGCTGATCTCGTCATTTTCGACTCCGAGCTTACGCCTCCGCAGTATCGCCATATGATCGACCATCTCGAGAGCTCCGTGATGGACCGAGCCAGACTCATCCTGGAGACATTTGCCTCTCAGGCTCACACGGCTGATGCAAAGAAGCGCGTCCAGATTGCCGAGCGTCTCTTCGAGCTGACGCAGCTGCGGGCAATGAACGCAGGGTATGACCAGCAGGCAGGCTATATCGGCATGCGCGGGCCAGGCGAGACTCTGTTTCAGAAGCGCCGCAGACAAAAGAGATCGGAGATCCACGATCTCCGTGAAGAGGTGAAGGAAGTCGATACGCGGTATGCCATCAAGACGCACACTCGGCAGGAATCGGCGATTGCGAAGATAGCTGTGGTAGGGTACACGAATGCCGGCAAGACTACGCTGATCAATCTGCTGGCGGGGTCCGAGCTGCTGGTCGAGGACAAGCTCTTTGCGACACTGGACACGGCGGCAAGGCCAGCTCACTTCGGACGCCAGTCCACTGTCCTCATCGATACGGTCGGCTTCATCCGGGACCTTCCGGAATCATTGATGGATTCGTTTCGTTCGACTCTCGAGGAAGCCCGCGATGCAGACCTTCTCCTGCATATGGTCGATGCCGGCGTGCGAGACCTGCACGAGCGTATTCACATCGTCGACACCGTTTTGGAACGCATTGGTTGCGCCGACATTCCCCGGGTGCTGCTCTTCAACAAGATCGATACCGTCGAACAGGCCAGACGAGAAGAGATTCTCCTCATTGGGACAGGGTTCATGGTCTCCGCTACAACTCTTGAGGGTATCGATCGACTCAAGGACCACATTGCGGGAGTCCTGCTCCGCCGTGTTGTGCACGGGAGGTACGTCATCCCGTTCACCGAGCCGGGAGCGCGAGCCGAAGTGTATGCCGGCGCAGTAGTCCTGAACGAGAGACTCAGTGCGCGGACCTGGATCATCGAAGCAGCCGGCGCAGCGCCCGGCGCCCGCCTCCCTCGGCGTTTCCTGCGAAAGGATTAG
- the secF gene encoding protein translocase subunit SecF: MTFRERILSWDIVGKTRTWFTVSTIVIAIGLIAMIVNVFSFGSPLKFGIDFIGGTVINASFEKAPDEVVVRGILSANGYSNVTVQRAGEKGITMKVEATEIDPAVSGKIIDDIVAKYGAVDVGTKEITSIAPVIGRDLLRRSALALGLSLLFTLLYITIRFKFSFGLATIAGLMHDVLVTLGVLAIFRIPLNSPFVGAFLAIITYSVQDSVVLLDRVREKLRYRGKEPFDKLANAAVTETWMRSFNASFTTFLAVMVLFLMGGSPIRDFSTTLLVGIIVGTYSSLYVVVPLLVLWVQRAERKVALQKA; this comes from the coding sequence ATGACATTCAGAGAGAGAATCCTCAGCTGGGATATCGTTGGCAAGACACGTACGTGGTTCACGGTATCTACGATTGTCATTGCGATCGGTCTCATTGCCATGATCGTCAATGTGTTCAGTTTTGGGTCACCGCTCAAGTTTGGTATCGACTTCATCGGTGGAACGGTCATCAACGCCTCCTTCGAGAAAGCTCCTGATGAGGTAGTTGTCCGCGGCATACTATCAGCCAATGGCTACAGCAACGTTACGGTCCAGCGTGCCGGAGAAAAGGGCATTACGATGAAGGTGGAGGCAACTGAGATTGACCCGGCCGTCAGCGGGAAGATCATCGATGACATTGTGGCGAAGTATGGCGCTGTGGACGTGGGCACCAAGGAAATCACCTCCATCGCACCGGTGATCGGTCGGGACCTTCTGCGCCGTTCGGCGCTCGCGTTGGGTCTCTCTCTCCTGTTCACGCTCCTATACATCACGATCCGCTTCAAGTTCTCATTCGGACTGGCGACCATCGCAGGCCTGATGCACGACGTGCTGGTGACGCTGGGTGTCCTCGCGATATTCCGTATCCCACTCAACTCGCCGTTCGTCGGAGCGTTTCTTGCTATCATCACGTACTCCGTACAGGACAGCGTCGTTCTACTTGATCGTGTACGTGAGAAGCTGAGGTACCGCGGCAAGGAGCCCTTTGACAAGTTGGCGAATGCTGCAGTCACCGAGACGTGGATGCGTTCATTCAACGCTTCCTTCACGACGTTTCTCGCTGTGATGGTCCTGTTCCTGATGGGTGGTTCGCCTATTCGCGATTTCTCGACGACGCTCCTGGTTGGCATCATCGTGGGGACATACTCATCGCTGTACGTGGTTGTGCCACTGCTGGTGTTGTGGGTGCAGCGTGCAGAGAGGAAAGTTGCTCTACAGAAAGCCTGA
- a CDS encoding bifunctional (p)ppGpp synthetase/guanosine-3',5'-bis(diphosphate) 3'-pyrophosphohydrolase has product MKLDTEFNVDKEFETLIATLGGWLSPEEVGLVERAFVFARQRHGDQKRASGSPYMLHPVKAALVLADYRLDAETYAACLLHDVLEDTQTTAKELEEGFGVKVASLVEGVTKLRGLNYLSREETNLENVRKILLAMAADLRVVLIKLADRLHNMRTLQYLSEDKQQRIAQETMEIYVPLAHRLGIYELKWEMEDLAFRFLNPDEYRRLAGLVAAKRVEREAFVQETIDQIDHFLEEKDIRAQVSGRPKNLYSIYRKMVQQGKTFDEIYDLTAVRILVNTIPECYLVLGYVHEAFTVVPGRVKDYIALPKPNGYQSLHTTVMGSNGEPLEIQIRTKRMHEVDEMGVAAHWKYKEGKAADLVDSERFAWLRQMVDWQKDVRSSGEFVERVKVDVFTDEVLVFTPKGDVINLPVGSTPVDFAYRIHTDVGNNLVGAKVNDRIVPIDTELVTGDRVQVITSRNSGGPKSDWLKFVKAASTKGHIRAYLRKKELERSSPERPNVEERPRTVVARPSLSDRRAAADSRFRIVVRGDATLPIIMATCCSPSYPDEILGYVTRGRGVTIHRADCANIPSLAMEPERLVDAHWELIPRKALERAIVIETLNVPGVLYQVSEEFAKRDINIKYMKNAEHLSMFRKKGEAPRTQIKIVAEFADEAAYRQTMEALRGLTSVISVKQQ; this is encoded by the coding sequence TTGAAGCTTGACACTGAGTTTAACGTTGACAAGGAGTTTGAGACTCTCATAGCGACGCTTGGAGGCTGGCTCTCCCCAGAGGAGGTCGGCCTCGTCGAACGAGCGTTCGTGTTTGCGCGCCAGAGGCACGGGGATCAGAAACGTGCTTCTGGCAGTCCCTATATGCTCCACCCGGTCAAAGCCGCTCTAGTGCTGGCCGACTATCGTCTGGATGCTGAGACGTACGCCGCCTGTCTTCTGCATGATGTCCTGGAGGACACACAGACGACGGCGAAGGAGCTTGAAGAGGGTTTCGGGGTCAAGGTAGCATCACTGGTCGAGGGAGTGACGAAGCTGCGCGGCCTGAACTACCTTTCCCGTGAGGAGACCAACCTCGAGAACGTCCGCAAGATACTGCTGGCCATGGCTGCAGATCTGCGGGTGGTCCTGATCAAGCTTGCTGACCGACTGCACAACATGCGGACACTGCAGTATCTGAGTGAGGACAAACAACAGCGTATTGCCCAGGAGACCATGGAGATCTACGTTCCTCTCGCCCACCGGCTCGGGATATACGAGCTCAAGTGGGAGATGGAGGACCTCGCATTCCGCTTCTTGAACCCCGATGAGTACCGGAGACTGGCTGGACTTGTTGCTGCCAAGCGAGTTGAGCGGGAAGCGTTTGTACAGGAAACGATCGACCAGATCGACCACTTTCTGGAAGAGAAGGATATCCGCGCTCAGGTCTCTGGCCGGCCAAAGAATCTGTACAGTATTTACCGCAAGATGGTCCAGCAGGGCAAGACCTTCGACGAGATCTACGATCTCACGGCGGTGCGGATTCTTGTCAACACGATCCCTGAGTGCTACCTCGTTCTGGGATACGTGCACGAGGCATTCACTGTCGTTCCCGGGCGGGTGAAGGACTACATCGCTCTTCCGAAGCCGAATGGCTATCAATCGCTGCACACGACCGTGATGGGCTCCAACGGAGAACCGCTGGAGATCCAGATACGGACCAAGCGGATGCACGAAGTCGATGAGATGGGTGTGGCTGCCCATTGGAAGTACAAGGAAGGTAAGGCGGCCGATCTGGTCGATTCGGAGCGGTTCGCCTGGCTGCGCCAGATGGTAGACTGGCAGAAAGATGTCCGCAGCAGTGGAGAGTTTGTGGAGCGCGTCAAGGTCGACGTGTTTACGGATGAGGTCCTCGTCTTCACGCCGAAAGGGGACGTCATCAATCTGCCGGTTGGCTCCACTCCCGTGGACTTTGCCTATCGCATCCATACGGACGTAGGCAACAACTTGGTCGGAGCCAAAGTCAACGATCGCATCGTGCCTATCGATACTGAGCTCGTGACTGGAGACCGCGTGCAGGTCATTACCTCGCGGAATTCCGGTGGGCCAAAGTCAGACTGGCTGAAGTTCGTCAAGGCAGCCTCGACAAAGGGGCACATCCGGGCATATCTGCGGAAGAAGGAATTGGAGCGTTCGTCCCCCGAGAGACCCAATGTGGAGGAGCGCCCGCGCACGGTCGTGGCGCGCCCATCGCTGTCGGACCGGCGGGCTGCGGCGGACAGTAGATTTCGTATCGTCGTTCGAGGCGATGCGACGCTCCCGATTATCATGGCCACATGTTGCAGTCCTTCATATCCCGATGAGATTCTCGGCTACGTAACGCGCGGCAGAGGCGTCACGATCCACAGGGCCGATTGTGCCAATATTCCATCGCTAGCCATGGAGCCGGAGCGTCTTGTGGACGCCCACTGGGAGTTGATCCCCCGGAAAGCGCTTGAGCGGGCCATTGTCATCGAGACCCTGAATGTCCCCGGCGTGCTCTACCAGGTGTCTGAAGAGTTTGCCAAGAGAGACATCAACATCAAGTACATGAAAAATGCCGAGCATCTCTCCATGTTCAGGAAAAAGGGCGAGGCGCCTCGTACGCAGATCAAGATCGTCGCGGAATTCGCTGACGAAGCCGCCTATCGACAGACGATGGAAGCGCTCAGGGGCCTCACGTCTGTCATCTCTGTCAAGCAGCAGTAG
- the secD gene encoding protein translocase subunit SecD, whose amino-acid sequence MRSKVTTSLILVIVVAVVAGVINYQGLIAKNAKLAPKLGLDLRGGVRIVLEAQDTESAKATNEAIDAAVSVIDKRVNALGVSEAIAVREGANSKRIIVELPGWEDPERAKQLIGKTALLEFKTDDGKVVVSGSNLRDARLVFSQEQNSLGEPQISFELDAAGTSAFATATQANIGKVITIYLDSQILMSPTVEVAITDGKGVISGGFTAEQASNYALLLKSGALPVKLTAISEQVVGPSLGAAFVRRSAWAAVIAFALVVLYMLVMYRYLGLVSGISLLVYVDILMAAYIVLRATLSLPAIGGAILSLGMAVDANCIIFERIREELGLKKTVKGAIGAGFSRAFRTVFDSNLTVLVGTAFLFYFGSGTVRGFAVTLALGVLTSMFTAVFASHSLVDLLLTPGIARNGRKFLG is encoded by the coding sequence ATGCGGTCGAAAGTTACAACAAGCTTAATTCTTGTGATTGTCGTGGCTGTCGTCGCTGGTGTGATCAACTACCAGGGACTGATTGCCAAGAATGCGAAGCTGGCGCCGAAGCTCGGGCTTGACCTCAGGGGCGGTGTGCGCATTGTGCTTGAGGCGCAGGATACGGAATCGGCCAAGGCCACGAACGAGGCGATCGATGCGGCAGTCAGCGTCATCGACAAGCGTGTCAACGCTCTCGGAGTCAGCGAGGCGATCGCCGTCCGTGAGGGTGCCAACTCAAAACGCATCATTGTGGAGCTTCCCGGGTGGGAGGATCCTGAACGCGCCAAGCAGCTCATCGGCAAGACTGCCCTTCTCGAGTTCAAGACGGATGACGGGAAGGTTGTCGTGAGTGGTTCGAACCTCAGGGATGCCCGACTTGTCTTCAGCCAGGAGCAGAATAGTCTGGGAGAACCGCAGATCTCGTTTGAGCTGGATGCAGCAGGCACCAGTGCATTTGCTACTGCAACGCAGGCAAATATCGGCAAGGTGATCACCATCTATCTTGACAGCCAAATCCTGATGAGCCCGACAGTTGAGGTCGCGATCACGGACGGGAAGGGCGTCATCTCCGGTGGCTTCACCGCGGAGCAGGCCAGCAACTATGCGCTCCTGCTGAAGAGTGGGGCTCTGCCGGTCAAGCTGACGGCCATCTCGGAGCAGGTGGTCGGACCGTCCCTGGGCGCTGCTTTCGTCCGTCGGAGTGCATGGGCTGCAGTCATCGCATTCGCTCTCGTAGTCCTCTACATGTTGGTCATGTACCGGTATCTCGGTCTCGTATCCGGCATCTCTCTGCTTGTCTATGTCGACATCCTCATGGCCGCCTATATCGTGCTCAGAGCGACGCTGTCGCTTCCGGCCATCGGTGGTGCCATCCTTTCGCTCGGTATGGCGGTAGATGCGAATTGCATCATTTTTGAGCGCATTCGAGAAGAACTAGGGCTGAAGAAGACCGTCAAAGGGGCCATCGGGGCAGGATTTTCTCGCGCTTTCCGGACTGTCTTCGACTCGAACCTCACGGTTCTGGTCGGCACGGCCTTCCTGTTTTACTTCGGTAGCGGCACCGTCCGCGGCTTTGCCGTGACCCTTGCCTTGGGCGTTCTCACCAGCATGTTCACGGCTGTGTTCGCGAGCCACTCGCTGGTCGATCTCCTGCTCACCCCTGGCATTGCCAGAAACGGCAGGAAATTCCTCGGTTAG
- a CDS encoding adenine phosphoribosyltransferase has product MNLRDFIRDIPDFPQKGIMFRDLTPLMGDADALEFAVDELAKQFRTDRIDKIVGVEARGFIIGAALAYALHVGFVPARKPGKLPYKSVRKEYELEYGVSILEMHEDAIKPGERVLIVDDLLATGGTISATADLVQSLGGDIVAYAFLVTLKDLGGASKLSGGRVVSLLDL; this is encoded by the coding sequence ATGAACCTGAGAGATTTCATACGCGACATTCCAGATTTCCCCCAGAAAGGGATCATGTTCAGGGACCTGACGCCACTCATGGGCGATGCGGATGCATTGGAGTTTGCGGTCGACGAGCTGGCAAAACAGTTCAGAACGGACCGCATTGACAAGATCGTCGGAGTGGAAGCGAGAGGCTTCATCATCGGTGCTGCCCTGGCCTACGCCCTGCATGTCGGTTTTGTTCCTGCGCGCAAGCCGGGGAAGCTTCCCTACAAATCGGTCCGCAAGGAATATGAGCTCGAGTATGGCGTATCAATCCTTGAGATGCATGAGGACGCCATCAAGCCCGGCGAACGCGTGCTCATCGTCGACGACCTGCTGGCGACGGGTGGCACTATCAGCGCTACTGCCGACCTCGTCCAGTCATTGGGCGGCGACATTGTCGCGTATGCGTTTCTGGTGACTCTGAAGGACCTCGGCGGAGCCAGCAAGCTGAGTGGTGGAAGGGTTGTCTCGCTGCTTGACCTTTGA
- the rny gene encoding ribonuclease Y produces the protein MPGINGIISSAIYAGMLILGIVIGLLIEGYIARNRVESARELVRKMEQEARSSIEAENAKNRLKLQEELEEKKNSLENKFVARQTELQKTEHRLIQKEDFLDHRVEQVEQKDRDLDAAQEKLRSKTEVLDGQRVAAEAELQRIAQLNPEEARTIVLDRAEKDTRTRVAKMVSEVVHDAQLQADAKAAEVIASSIQKIATDYVGESTISVVPLPSEDWKGRIIGREGRNIRAFETLTGVDLLIDDTPEAVTLSAFNPIRREVARIALERLVVDGRIHPAHIEQFVEEAERQMDERVFSEGQQAANHVGIAGLSDEITRLIGRLKYRTSYGQNVLAHSVETAFIAANIASELKLPAGPAKRAGFLHDIGKAVDYEVEGPHALIGSDILNKSGESGDIVHAVAAHHTDIPMETVLDVIVHVADALSASRPGARRESVESYIKRLEKLESIANSIPGIKKSYAIQAGRELRILVEPDEVDESLAAKIAMDVARKVELEVSYPGQIKVTVVRETRYSDYAK, from the coding sequence ATGCCTGGAATAAACGGGATCATCTCCTCCGCGATATACGCGGGGATGCTGATTCTTGGTATTGTCATAGGTCTCCTCATCGAAGGATACATCGCCAGGAACCGTGTCGAGTCGGCGCGTGAGCTCGTGCGCAAGATGGAACAGGAAGCGCGTTCGAGCATCGAGGCCGAGAATGCCAAGAACAGGCTCAAGCTCCAAGAAGAACTGGAAGAGAAGAAGAACAGTCTGGAGAACAAGTTCGTTGCCCGTCAGACAGAGCTGCAAAAGACTGAGCATCGTCTGATCCAGAAAGAGGACTTCCTTGACCATCGCGTTGAGCAGGTGGAACAGAAAGACCGGGATCTCGACGCAGCACAAGAGAAGCTTCGCAGCAAGACAGAGGTCCTCGATGGTCAGCGAGTTGCGGCCGAAGCTGAACTGCAGCGCATCGCGCAACTGAATCCCGAGGAGGCCCGGACGATCGTTCTGGACCGAGCCGAGAAAGACACGAGGACCCGTGTCGCCAAGATGGTAAGCGAGGTCGTGCACGATGCCCAGCTTCAGGCTGATGCCAAGGCAGCTGAGGTTATCGCTTCGTCTATCCAGAAGATTGCCACTGACTACGTGGGTGAGTCTACGATCAGTGTTGTTCCTCTCCCGTCCGAAGACTGGAAGGGACGCATCATTGGCCGGGAAGGCCGGAACATCAGGGCTTTCGAGACCCTGACTGGCGTGGACCTCCTGATCGATGATACGCCGGAAGCCGTCACGTTGTCCGCGTTCAACCCGATTCGACGGGAAGTAGCGCGGATTGCCCTGGAACGGCTGGTTGTTGACGGGCGCATTCACCCGGCACACATCGAACAATTCGTCGAGGAAGCAGAACGCCAGATGGATGAGCGAGTTTTCAGTGAAGGGCAGCAGGCCGCGAATCATGTCGGCATTGCCGGTCTCTCCGACGAGATCACTCGCCTGATTGGTCGTCTGAAGTATCGCACCAGCTATGGCCAGAACGTCCTCGCGCATTCAGTGGAGACGGCTTTCATAGCAGCCAACATCGCGTCTGAGTTGAAGCTGCCTGCTGGACCAGCAAAGCGGGCAGGGTTCCTTCACGACATCGGCAAGGCTGTCGACTACGAAGTCGAAGGGCCGCATGCCCTCATCGGGTCGGACATCCTGAACAAGTCTGGCGAATCCGGGGACATCGTTCATGCTGTCGCCGCACATCATACCGACATTCCCATGGAGACCGTTCTTGACGTCATCGTGCACGTCGCCGACGCTCTCTCCGCATCAAGACCGGGCGCTCGCCGGGAAAGCGTTGAAAGCTATATCAAGCGCCTGGAGAAACTGGAGTCTATTGCGAACTCGATACCTGGAATCAAGAAGTCGTATGCCATACAAGCGGGGCGCGAGCTCCGAATTCTTGTGGAACCCGATGAAGTTGACGAGTCCCTGGCAGCAAAGATCGCCATGGATGTTGCTCGCAAGGTGGAGCTGGAAGTCTCGTACCCGGGGCAGATCAAGGTGACCGTCGTTCGTGAGACCAGATACTCCGACTACGCCAAATAG
- a CDS encoding tRNA preQ1(34) S-adenosylmethionine ribosyltransferase-isomerase QueA — MNIRDFDYELPQELIAQTPLEQRDLARLMVVDRATGMIEHRLFRDLLSYLRPHDVMVVNDTRVNEASFSCHKDATGATIDVLLTARKSPTRFMALVRPLKRLHVGETCTVTSDVSLRLLERNDDGDATVEFSRDPYTSDEFRAKARVQIPPYIKQFPDDPGVYQTVYAREPGSVAAPTAGLHFTPELLARIRDLGIDIEHVTLDVGLGTFQPVRVERIEDHHMHTERFTLPEETATAVNAARANHAAVTAIGTTVARTLESCINLDATVRADSGETGIFIYPPHEFHGFDHLVTNFHLPKSTLLMLVGAFMGMDLMWTAYREAIREQYRFFSFGDAMLIL, encoded by the coding sequence GTGAACATCCGGGATTTTGACTACGAGCTGCCACAGGAGCTGATCGCCCAGACGCCTCTTGAACAGCGCGACCTTGCACGTCTCATGGTCGTCGACCGGGCGACTGGAATGATAGAGCACAGGCTGTTTCGTGATCTCCTTTCATACCTTCGTCCTCACGATGTCATGGTTGTCAACGATACGCGCGTCAACGAGGCCAGTTTCAGCTGCCATAAGGATGCAACCGGCGCTACTATCGATGTGCTCTTGACAGCTCGGAAGTCGCCGACCCGCTTCATGGCGCTCGTACGCCCCCTCAAGCGCCTGCACGTCGGGGAGACGTGCACTGTTACATCCGACGTCAGCCTGCGGCTGCTGGAGCGCAATGACGACGGTGACGCGACGGTCGAGTTCTCTCGTGACCCATATACGAGCGACGAGTTTCGGGCCAAAGCGCGGGTACAGATCCCCCCATATATCAAGCAGTTCCCTGACGATCCCGGGGTGTATCAGACAGTCTATGCGCGCGAGCCTGGCTCCGTCGCGGCACCGACGGCCGGTCTCCATTTCACTCCTGAGTTGTTGGCAAGGATACGGGACCTTGGTATTGACATCGAGCACGTCACGCTTGACGTTGGACTCGGAACGTTTCAGCCGGTGCGTGTCGAGCGCATCGAGGATCATCACATGCATACCGAGCGGTTCACACTGCCTGAGGAAACCGCGACAGCCGTCAACGCGGCCCGCGCAAACCACGCGGCCGTGACCGCCATCGGTACGACGGTCGCCAGGACGCTCGAGTCATGCATCAACCTGGACGCGACTGTCAGAGCAGACAGCGGCGAGACGGGCATCTTCATCTATCCCCCCCATGAGTTCCACGGATTCGACCATCTGGTCACGAACTTCCATCTCCCGAAATCGACCCTGCTGATGCTTGTCGGAGCATTCATGGGGATGGACCTGATGTGGACAGCGTACCGCGAGGCAATACGAGAGCAGTACCGCTTCTTTAGCTTTGGCGATGCCATGCTGATTCTGTAG